The Candidatus Zixiibacteriota bacterium genome includes the window ACGTCGTGCGGCACATATCGAGGAACCGATCGACGCCGAGAATCGCTGCGATCAAGCCCGGATTCACCCCGATTGAAACCAGCACAACAATAATGAAGGGGATTGAGGCCGCCGGTACTCCTGCTGTGCCGACGCCACCCAGAATCGCCAGGTAGGCCACCATAATCTGCTGTCCGAGTGACAAGTCGACTCCCGCCAGTTGCGCTAAAAACAGCACGCTGACCCCTTCATACAGCGCTGTACCGTTTTGATTCGCCGTCGCGCCGATCGTCAGCACGAAATTGTTGATCTGGCGCGGTACGCCGAGATTAGCTTCGGTCACCCGGATCGTCGTCGGCAGCGTGGCATTTGAGGACGATGTCGAAAATGCCGTCAACATGACGGTGCGCACGCGCTCGAAGAACAACAGCGGCGAAATTCGCGATAAGAAACGAACTGACAGCGAATAGACCACAAACATGTGGATCGACAATCCCAGCAGGACCGTCAGGATAAACCAGCTCAGCGCCTGCAACAGATCGAGCCCGAAACGCGCGATCGTGTTGAAGACCAGGCACGCCACGGCCACGGGTGCAAACAGCATTACGATGTCGATCACCCGCGAGCAGACCTTGAACAATGATTCGCTCAGTCGTACCACCGGCGCAGCCGCCTCGGCCGGCACCAGCGTGATGGCGATGCCAATAATGAGTGCGAAGAACATCATGTGCAGAAGATTTGGCGGATCGGAGGCCACCGCTGCGATCGGGTTTGCCGGAACGAGGGTCTTAACCACCTGCTGGAACGGCGACTCATCCTTGATCGCCGTCTGGGCAGCTTCCACCCGCCGGCTGGCATCGCCGCCAAAGCGCTCCTGCAGCGCTTGCGCCGTCGCTGGATCAACCCGCTCGCCGGGGCGGATCGTATTCGCCAAGCCAATCCCAATCACCACCGAAATGGCCGAGATCAGCAGGGTATAGACC containing:
- a CDS encoding dicarboxylate/amino acid:cation symporter is translated as MKASLRNFRWQLHWWILAGLTAGILGGIAVNLWLGGNDERIGWLIRNLTEPVGQLFLRLLLMIVVPLVFSSLVAGIAGIGDIRTLGRVGLKCLVYTLLISAISVVIGIGLANTIRPGERVDPATAQALQERFGGDASRRVEAAQTAIKDESPFQQVVKTLVPANPIAAVASDPPNLLHMMFFALIIGIAITLVPAEAAAPVVRLSESLFKVCSRVIDIVMLFAPVAVACLVFNTIARFGLDLLQALSWFILTVLLGLSIHMFVVYSLSVRFLSRISPLLFFERVRTVMLTAFSTSSSNATLPTTIRVTEANLGVPRQINNFVLTIGATANQNGTALYEGVSVLFLAQLAGVDLSLGQQIMVAYLAILGGVGTAGVPAASIPFIIVVLVSIGVNPGLIAAILGVDRFLDMCRTTLNVTGDITAATYVARSERKLKVPAASADLL